agaaagtctagagagagaaagagatactGTGAACAAGGCTCGAATCTAGGGTTTGATAAGACTTTTGTTTTTGGAGTTTGGGATTTTGAGATTACTGATTGGTTGGAGAAAATGGCGTTGGGAAAGAAGTGCAGGAGTTGCTTGACATCCAAGCGCGGCGCCGGCGGAGTGACGGCGGAGGCGGAGGGGACGATGGAGTTAGGGTTTGTGAAGTACACGCGAGCTTTGGGGAGGAAGAGGATTGGGATTTCTAACAATGGCGAGGGGGATTCGCCGGCTGATTTGTATCCCAAGACTCCATTGAAGAAGCAGCGGAGTGGGGAGATGGTTTGGGAGTCGGAAACTGCCGCCTCCTCCTCTCTAGAAGCTTTGCCTCAGGAGATTCTGGTTAGCCccaaattctcaatttttttcgaTTGAAAAATCAATGCAGAATCGATTTCGATTTAATTCGTTGCTAATCATATTACTATTTTTGTGCTTTGCAGTTGAAGATTGTGTGTGGAGTCGATCACGATGATTTGAAGCAGCTTTTCCATGTATCGAAAGCAATTAGAGAAGTGGTGAGTTTAATCAGTTCAATTAACTTAGTAattgatttttatttgttttagcaACTGGCATTGATTTTGATATTTCCTACTGTGCGATTGCAGACTCTGATTGCTAAGCAGTGGCATTTCGCTTACAGCACGCCTTCGAAAACCCCTGCTTTCCGAACCGCTATCGATTTCTCAGATTGCAACAGCTGCCTGGATGAGATTGAAGCTCCGAATGCTCCGAAACAGTGGAGGCAGATGCACAGGAAGTTGCCTAACGAGAAGAAGCTTGCTGGGTTGTCTGTGAACTTGTTTGCCTCGTGggacgaggaggaggaggagcaggGGGCTCGAAAGGGGCTGTTCATGGAGGAAGACGATGAGTGAGTCTGCAAATATGCAATGTGGGTACTGTAAATACAAACTCATACTTGTGATTTCATAGTTTTCATCGATTAGGTAAGGATCGATAGCTGCAGAGTATGTGCATAACAGAGAAATATATTGTCGCAAGCAGTTTCTTCAAAGCCATCATTGAAGACCATAAACTTGCTTGTTCATCTCTTTTTGTACAtgttttggagagagagagagagagattccaCTATTCACAAGTTGTTTGTTAAGGGCTAATCTTGTGCCCTTCCACTCGGATAATGAATGTAGAATGTGTATAACATTTGTGTTTTTTATGAAATGAAATCATGTTTTCATGtaattcttctttcttattTCATAAATGTTGGTTTTATTATGTAATTTCAACTTTCTTCGTAGTATCAGAGCAGGTGAAGCCAAACGGACACATATACTTCACGTTATTCTATTGTGTTGTCTAAGTATTAGACtcgaaaatttgttttgcatgTTGAAAATAAGTT
This genomic interval from Malus domestica chromosome 05, GDT2T_hap1 contains the following:
- the LOC103427842 gene encoding F-box protein At1g61340-like yields the protein MALGKKCRSCLTSKRGAGGVTAEAEGTMELGFVKYTRALGRKRIGISNNGEGDSPADLYPKTPLKKQRSGEMVWESETAASSSLEALPQEILLKIVCGVDHDDLKQLFHVSKAIREVTLIAKQWHFAYSTPSKTPAFRTAIDFSDCNSCLDEIEAPNAPKQWRQMHRKLPNEKKLAGLSVNLFASWDEEEEEQGARKGLFMEEDDE